The following proteins come from a genomic window of Populus nigra chromosome 6, ddPopNigr1.1, whole genome shotgun sequence:
- the LOC133697806 gene encoding protein pleiotropic regulatory locus 1-like — MPGPTVEMEPIEPQSVKKLSFKSLKRTSDLFSPTHAQLAPPDPESKKIRMNHKINLEYKGIKSTCEPQQVNSATTEASGPSNVLALPGSGDSSVSQKSGAQNALVVGPSLQSKARSDGGVSGKSTAVITASGSSERNFSTSAIMERIPSKWPRPVWRPPWKNYRVISGHLGWVRSVAFDPSNTWFCTGSADRTIKIWDVGSGRLKLTLTGHIEQVRGLAVSQRHTYMFSAGDDKQVKCWDLEQNKAIRSYHGHLSGVYCLALHPTIDLLLTGGRDSVCRVWDIRTKVQVFALSGHDNTVCSVFTRPTDPQVVTGSHDSTIKFWDLRYGKTMLTLTHHKKSVRAMALHPTEHCFASASADNIKKFNLPKGEFLHNMLSQQKTIINAMAVNEDGVMATGGDNGSLWFWDWKSGHNFQQAQTIVQPGSLDSEAGIYAVCYDVSGSRLVTCEADKTIKMWKEDEDATPETHPLNYKPPKDIRRF, encoded by the exons ATGCCAGGTCCCACAGTAGAAATGGAGCCAATAGAGCCACAATCAGTGAAGAAACTTAGCTTCAAATCTCTAAAACGAACCAGCGATCTTTTCTCTCCTACTCACGCTCAGCTCGCTCCTCCCGATCCTGAAAG TAAAAAAATTCGAATGAACCACAAG ATAAATTTGGAGTATAAAGGAATCAAAAGCACGTGTGAGCCGCAACAAGTTAATTCAGCCACAACGGAAGCTTCAGGGCCTTCTAATGTCCTTGCTCTTCCGG GTTCAGGTGATTCTAGTGTTTCGCAAAAAAGTGGAGCTCAAAATGCATTGGTTGTTGGCCCATCTTTGCAATCAAAGGCGCG GAGTGATGGTGGTGTTTCGGGCAAAAGCACTGCAGTGATCACTGCTTCTGGTTCATCTGAAAG GAACTTCTCAACCTCTGCTATAATGGAAAGAATCCCAAGCAAATGGCCACGCCCTGTTTGGCGTCCTCCATGGAAGAACTACAGG GTCATTAGTGGTCATTTGGGTTGGGTGAGATCTGTTGCATTTGATCCAAGTAATACATGGTTTTGTACTGGTTCTGCAGATCGAACAATCAAG ATATGGGATGTAGGAAGTGGAAGGTTAAAGCTCACACTAACTGGACACATTGAGCAAGTACGAG GTCTTGCTGTTAGCCAAAGACATACCTACATGTTCTCTGCTGGTGATGATAAACAGGTTAAATGCTGGGATCTTGAACAGAATAAG GCAATCCGGTCTTATCATGGCCATCTAAGTGGTGTCTACTGCTTGGCCCTTCATCCTACTATTGACCTTTTGCTTACTGGGGGGCGTGATTCCGTCTGCCGG GTCTGGGATATTCGTACCAAGGTGCAAGTTTTTGCACTGTCTGGGCATGATAATACAGTGTGCTCAGTTTTTACTCGACCTACA GATCCACAAGTGGTTACTGGTTCCCATGACTCAACTATCAAGTTCTGGGATCTTAGATATG GTAAGACCATGTTAACTCTTACACATCACAAGAAATCTGTGCGAGCCATGGCGCTGCATCCGACAGA GCACTGCTTTGCATCTGCATCAGCTGACAACATTAAGAAATTCAATCTTCCAAAAGGAGAATTTTTACACAACATGCT TTCTCAGCAGAAAACCATCATTAATGCAATGGCTGTCAATGAAGATGGTGTAATGGCCACAGGAG GTGACAATGGGAGTTTATGGTTCTGGGATTGGAAGAGTGGTCATAATTTCCAGCAAGCCCAGACAATTGTACAGCCTG GCTCATTGGATAGTGAAGCTGGTATATATGCTGTCTGCTATGACGTAAGTGGTTCAAGGCTTGTTACATGTGAAGCTGACAAGACAATAAAAATGtggaaagaagatgaagatgccACCCCAGAAACTCATCCCCTCAACTACAAGCCACCGAAAGATATCCGGCGCTTCTAA
- the LOC133696476 gene encoding large ribosomal subunit protein eL22z-like translates to MSKGAAAVGGAKGKKKGATFTIDCAKPVEDKIMDIASLEKFLQERIKVGGKPGALGDSVTVTRDKSKITVTCDSSFSKRYLKYLTKKYLKKHNVRDWLRVISSNKDRNAYELRYFNIAENEGEEED, encoded by the exons ATGAGCAAGGGAGCAGCAGCTGTAGGCGGGGCCAAGGGAAAGAAGAAAGGAGCAACGTTCACGATCGATTGTGCAAAGCCAGTGGAAGATAAAATTATGGACATTGCCTCACTGGAAAAGTTCCTCCAAGAACGCATTAAAGTCGGCGGCAAACCCGGAGCTCTCGGTGATTCCGTTACAGTCACCCGTGACAAGTCCAAGATCACCGTCACCTGTGACTCTAGCTTCTCCAAACG ttatttgaaGTATTTGACAAAGAAGTACTTGAAGAAGCATAACGTGAGAGATTGGCTTAGGGTTATTTCATCGAATAAGGACAGGAATGCTTATGAGCTGAGATACTTTAACATCGCTGAGAACGAAGGCGAGGAGGAAGATTGA
- the LOC133697327 gene encoding LOW QUALITY PROTEIN: probable 3-ketoacyl-CoA synthase 21 (The sequence of the model RefSeq protein was modified relative to this genomic sequence to represent the inferred CDS: inserted 1 base in 1 codon), whose product MQRVKAPACEKEHIFSYPSLIAMIISKDIVHVAANVLKLNIATLGPMVLPFSEQLRYAVSLILQKMRIATRTSLYTPDFKRAFKHFIMHTGGKAVIQAIKRNLALLKEDAEPSMMTLHRLGNTSSSSIWXELGYIEAKGKMKRGVCVWQIAFGSGFKCNSAVWKCIYNEGADIANIWEDEIHRYPVEIPDIMKIN is encoded by the exons CATATTTTCTCCTACCCGTCCCTTATAGCTATGATAATTTCGAAGGACATTGTGCATGTGGCTGCAAATGTATTGAAGCTAAACATTGCCACACTAGGACCTATGGTCTTGCCATTTTCAGAACAACTAAGGTATGCGGTTTCATTGATTTTGCAGAAGATGAGAATTGCTACCAGGACAAGCCTATATACTCCAGATTTTAAGAGAGCCTTTAAGCATTTCATCATGCATACAGGAGGAAAAGCTgtcattcaagcaatcaaaagAAACCTAGCATTGTTGAAAGAAGATGCCGAGCCCTCTATGATGACTCTTCACAGATTAGGAAAtacttcatcttcttctattt TCGAGCTAGGTTATATAGAAGCAaaaggaaagatgaaaagggGTGTTTGTGTTTGGCAGATTGCCTTCGGAAGTGGGTTCAAGTGTAATAGTGCAGTATGGAAATGCATTTACAATGAAGGAGCTGATATAGCAAATATCTGGGAAGATGAAATCCATAGATATCCAGTAGAAATACCAGATATCATGAAAATCAACTGA